From a single Bacillus pumilus genomic region:
- the bglS gene encoding beta-glucanase has protein sequence MSYRVKRMLMLLVTGLFLSLSTFAAGASAQTGGSFYEPFNYYNTGLWQKADGYSNGNMFNCTWRANNVSMTSFGEMRLSLTSPSYNKFDCGENRSTQTYGYGLYEVNMKPAKNIGIVSSFFTYTGPTDGTPWDEIDIEFLGKDTTKVQFNYYTNGVGNHEKIINLGFDAANSYHTYAFDWQPNSIKWYVDGQLKHTATTQIPQTPGKIMMNLWNGAGVDEWLGSYNGVTPLYAHYNWVRYTKR, from the coding sequence ATGTCTTACCGTGTAAAACGAATGTTGATGCTGCTTGTCACTGGATTATTCTTGAGTTTGTCCACATTTGCTGCAGGTGCCTCGGCACAAACGGGCGGGTCGTTTTATGAACCGTTTAACTACTATAATACGGGGTTATGGCAAAAAGCCGATGGGTACTCGAATGGAAACATGTTTAACTGTACGTGGCGTGCAAACAATGTCTCCATGACGTCATTTGGAGAAATGCGTTTATCGCTCACTAGTCCCTCCTATAATAAGTTTGACTGCGGAGAAAACCGTTCCACTCAAACTTATGGATACGGGCTGTATGAAGTCAACATGAAACCAGCCAAAAATATAGGGATCGTCTCTTCGTTTTTCACTTATACGGGACCGACTGATGGTACGCCTTGGGATGAAATTGATATCGAATTCCTCGGGAAAGATACGACAAAGGTGCAGTTTAACTACTATACCAATGGTGTAGGAAATCATGAAAAGATCATCAACCTTGGCTTTGATGCAGCAAACTCTTATCACACATATGCATTTGACTGGCAGCCTAACTCTATTAAATGGTATGTGGACGGACAATTAAAACATACGGCCACTACTCAAATTCCTCAAACACCAGGGAAAATTATGATGAACCTGTGGAATGGTGCAGGTGTCGATGAATGGCTTGGCTCTTACAACGGTGTTACACCGCTCTACGCACATTATAACTGGGTGCGTTACACAAAAAGATAA
- a CDS encoding lipase, producing MKETQKRSNLSDEEYFRLSGLAYNDKTISLHKETKKPLKVNEHSYWFIDKIEKDQDTGLDAIVLVQAKKKNGKWIKTNTPENVVISFAGTDPKNQLVQDVIKADGGNVVAGLQTKTKTPYIVKKETKDFTKTITKYTGSPGQEAMLNSGDYKLITKTSQFDQSDQLVKEVKRKYADRNTVISATGHSLGGAEADYAGVINGVYSVGFNNPSIVKLHDKETQQKIKNGDFRAMNKSIINPDDMVGAGWGLEYERHNGTTIYTKDPSEARLKRNKRLKTAALSGSLIPIAADFIMQALGIDDTHAISESNFKFDQNGNIINIDGSKDVYNRDLETMTSYADMNGQTIKVDQIVAKRLAEQLTLALEELKNVKKEVEAFPREHSLTTYKLSNQFKSKLDQFEQLGPTDVDQALLEIAPYIDKGTPLFYAKEEQYSFEASLHYMIQDLEEITEFIVKMAENFTEKDKELARWLRL from the coding sequence TTGAAAGAGACTCAAAAGCGCTCAAATCTATCAGATGAAGAGTACTTTAGATTAAGCGGTCTGGCTTATAATGATAAAACAATTTCATTACATAAAGAAACAAAAAAGCCTTTAAAGGTTAATGAACATTCTTATTGGTTTATAGATAAAATTGAAAAAGATCAAGATACAGGACTTGATGCTATAGTCTTAGTTCAAGCAAAAAAGAAAAATGGTAAATGGATTAAAACAAATACACCTGAAAATGTTGTCATATCTTTCGCTGGAACTGATCCAAAAAATCAGCTTGTTCAAGATGTTATAAAAGCTGATGGAGGAAACGTTGTAGCAGGGCTTCAAACTAAAACTAAAACACCCTATATCGTTAAAAAAGAGACAAAAGATTTTACTAAAACCATTACGAAATATACTGGTTCTCCAGGACAAGAAGCTATGCTTAATAGCGGTGACTACAAACTCATCACAAAAACCTCTCAATTCGATCAATCTGATCAGCTCGTTAAAGAAGTAAAAAGAAAGTATGCTGATCGTAATACAGTTATATCAGCAACTGGTCATTCACTAGGTGGAGCAGAGGCTGATTATGCAGGAGTGATTAACGGAGTCTATTCAGTTGGATTCAATAATCCATCTATTGTAAAGCTTCATGACAAAGAGACTCAACAGAAAATAAAAAATGGTGATTTTAGAGCAATGAATAAATCCATTATTAACCCAGATGACATGGTTGGTGCCGGATGGGGACTTGAATATGAGCGACACAACGGAACAACGATTTATACAAAAGATCCATCTGAAGCAAGACTAAAGAGAAATAAACGTTTAAAAACTGCCGCTTTGTCTGGTTCGCTTATACCGATAGCAGCGGACTTTATCATGCAAGCACTTGGAATTGATGACACCCATGCTATAAGCGAGTCTAATTTCAAATTCGATCAAAATGGCAATATCATCAATATTGACGGAAGTAAAGATGTATACAATCGTGACTTGGAAACTATGACCTCTTATGCTGATATGAATGGTCAAACAATAAAAGTCGATCAGATTGTTGCAAAAAGATTGGCTGAACAACTTACTTTAGCATTAGAAGAGTTGAAAAACGTAAAAAAAGAAGTAGAAGCATTTCCAAGAGAACACAGTTTAACAACATACAAACTTTCCAATCAATTCAAAAGCAAACTAGATCAATTTGAACAACTTGGGCCAACTGACGTCGATCAAGCCCTATTGGAAATAGCACCATATATTGATAAAGGAACACCACTTTTTTATGCTAAAGAGGAGCAGTACAGTTTTGAAGCTTCATTGCATTATATGATTCAGGATCTAGAAGAGATAACCGAATTCATTGTAAAAATGGCAGAAAATTTTACAGAAAAAGATAAAGAATTAGCAAGATGGCTAAGATTATAG
- a CDS encoding UPF0715 family protein, which translates to MLFYIPIFFVYYFVFAAPLQLLFSLQPKAFHPLYLAAYLLIAMVVMLFVIDGIDSSASVPIVMMSSLIYWIFDSLFYQRTLKKNT; encoded by the coding sequence TTGCTGTTTTACATCCCTATCTTTTTTGTGTATTATTTCGTCTTTGCGGCTCCTTTGCAGTTGTTGTTTTCTTTGCAGCCAAAGGCCTTTCATCCTCTTTATCTAGCTGCTTATTTATTGATTGCAATGGTTGTCATGCTCTTTGTCATTGATGGTATTGATAGCTCGGCATCTGTTCCTATCGTCATGATGAGCAGTCTCATCTACTGGATCTTTGATTCTTTGTTTTATCAAAGAACGCTTAAAAAAAACACCTAA
- a CDS encoding DHA2 family efflux MFS transporter permease subunit, with product MNKQQTAASDIRTLPIIISFITAGFIGLFSETALNMALRSLTLDFGIEATTAQWLTTGYLLTLGILVPISGLILQWFTTRQLFITSLVFSIIGTFIAAVAPVFSILMVARVVQAVGTALLLPLMFNTILVIIPPHKRGRSMGIIGLVIMFAPAVGPTVSGLILKSLSWHWIFWISLPLLIAALVFGFIFMQNITEPTRPKIDILSIVLSTIGFGGIVYGFSSAGEGGGWSSMHVIVAIVVGVIGILVFTLRQLNMKEPMLNLSPFKYPMFVIGLLLILVCMMVMLSAMMILPLYLQTSLALSTFTAGLMLLPGGVINGLLSPIMGGLFDKFGPKWLVIPGLAIVAATMFGFTNLSVNTSIGFIVTLHITLMIGIAMIMMPAQTNGLNQLPPELYPHGTAIMNTLQQVSGAIGTAVGISILSSGARSFMENVADPANPVNQLLAFTNGVQHAFIFAVIMTVVGLIIAFFIKRVKVEQQAS from the coding sequence ATGAACAAACAGCAAACAGCAGCTTCTGATATTCGAACGCTGCCTATTATTATCTCATTTATCACAGCTGGTTTTATTGGTCTGTTCAGTGAAACAGCACTTAATATGGCGCTGAGAAGCTTAACGTTAGACTTTGGAATTGAAGCGACGACTGCTCAGTGGCTGACAACAGGCTATTTATTAACACTTGGTATTCTCGTACCGATTTCAGGACTCATTCTGCAATGGTTTACAACAAGACAGCTTTTTATTACGTCGCTCGTCTTTTCAATCATTGGAACTTTTATCGCAGCGGTTGCGCCAGTCTTTAGTATTTTAATGGTGGCACGTGTTGTGCAGGCAGTCGGAACAGCACTGCTTCTTCCATTGATGTTTAATACGATTTTGGTGATTATTCCGCCTCATAAACGAGGCAGATCTATGGGGATTATTGGTCTTGTGATCATGTTTGCACCGGCCGTTGGCCCAACAGTCTCTGGTCTTATTTTAAAATCTCTGAGCTGGCATTGGATTTTCTGGATTTCACTTCCGTTATTAATTGCTGCACTCGTATTTGGTTTTATTTTTATGCAAAATATTACGGAACCAACAAGACCGAAAATCGACATCTTATCGATTGTGCTTTCAACCATTGGTTTCGGAGGGATTGTGTATGGCTTTAGCAGTGCCGGTGAAGGCGGCGGCTGGAGCAGTATGCATGTCATCGTTGCAATTGTAGTAGGTGTCATTGGAATTCTTGTATTCACTCTCAGACAGTTGAATATGAAGGAACCAATGCTGAACTTAAGCCCGTTTAAATATCCGATGTTTGTCATTGGATTACTGCTGATCTTAGTATGTATGATGGTGATGCTGTCTGCTATGATGATTTTGCCATTGTATCTGCAAACATCTTTGGCACTATCTACATTTACTGCAGGTTTAATGCTATTGCCAGGTGGAGTTATCAACGGATTGCTATCTCCAATTATGGGTGGACTATTTGATAAGTTTGGACCAAAATGGCTTGTGATCCCAGGTCTTGCCATCGTAGCAGCGACGATGTTTGGCTTCACGAATTTAAGTGTAAATACGTCGATAGGATTCATTGTGACCCTTCATATTACATTAATGATCGGAATCGCGATGATCATGATGCCTGCTCAAACAAATGGCTTAAATCAGCTGCCGCCAGAGCTATATCCGCATGGTACAGCGATTATGAATACATTGCAGCAAGTGTCAGGAGCCATTGGTACAGCGGTTGGAATCTCCATCCTTTCATCAGGAGCTCGAAGCTTTATGGAAAATGTGGCTGATCCCGCAAATCCAGTAAACCAGCTGCTCGCCTTTACAAATGGCGTTCAGCATGCATTTATTTTTGCTGTGATCATGACCGTCGTTGGTTTGATCATCGCTTTCTTCATTAAACGAGTGAAGGTAGAACAGCAAGCTTCATAA
- a CDS encoding DUF1433 domain-containing protein, whose product MKKTILLLLVFIIAVGGFIMKLESDKNERVKDKEQTLVIEAKKHMERYIKEGYQSIEQIDFSSEYDIDPTGGVEVTGYLNNDRNKKFSGIYDPTNKKIGVAVVDAEEK is encoded by the coding sequence GTGAAAAAAACCATATTATTACTGTTGGTGTTTATTATAGCAGTTGGAGGATTTATTATGAAGCTAGAATCCGATAAGAATGAGCGTGTAAAAGATAAAGAACAAACTCTAGTAATTGAAGCAAAGAAACATATGGAACGGTATATTAAAGAAGGATATCAATCTATTGAACAAATTGATTTCTCAAGTGAATATGATATTGATCCAACTGGCGGAGTAGAAGTAACAGGGTATTTAAATAATGATAGAAATAAAAAATTTTCTGGAATATATGATCCTACAAATAAAAAAATTGGAGTAGCTGTTGTCGATGCAGAAGAAAAATAA
- a CDS encoding alpha/beta fold hydrolase, producing MDRIHLQDGRHIGLCEYGDLKGFPVFFFHGTPGSRVMFLDNDPISKELGVRLICLDRPGFGLSTPQPERTILDWAKDVLEVADHLGIHYFSVMGVSGGGAFAAGCAYQLPNRVLSAALISSTTPFQDGKPPKSMLKENKLAFFLGKKFPWLLKASYRSQKKMIENKPEKFKKLAKNGNKHLHPWDRQFLQTDEQLEMMMTHLHEAIRQSVDECIHEPDLLSRPWAFDMKDIQIPVDVWHGKEDSMAPFVEIEKMAPSIPNVKSNYINEAGHFLTDVDDIWRDILLSLKIRAKEHYQEHA from the coding sequence ATGGATCGCATTCATTTACAAGATGGACGTCATATTGGTTTGTGTGAATACGGGGATCTAAAAGGATTTCCAGTATTCTTTTTTCACGGAACCCCTGGATCAAGAGTGATGTTTTTAGATAATGACCCGATTTCTAAAGAGCTCGGTGTTCGTCTCATCTGTTTAGACAGACCAGGATTTGGTTTATCTACCCCTCAACCTGAACGCACGATTTTAGATTGGGCAAAAGATGTGTTGGAAGTAGCAGATCATCTCGGCATTCACTATTTTTCAGTGATGGGTGTATCTGGAGGCGGCGCATTCGCTGCTGGCTGTGCTTATCAATTGCCAAATCGAGTTCTTTCAGCCGCTCTGATTTCAAGTACAACGCCATTTCAGGACGGAAAGCCGCCTAAAAGTATGCTCAAAGAAAACAAATTGGCTTTTTTCCTCGGTAAGAAGTTCCCTTGGCTATTGAAAGCAAGCTATCGTTCTCAGAAAAAAATGATAGAGAACAAACCAGAGAAATTTAAGAAGTTGGCCAAAAACGGGAACAAACATTTACATCCATGGGATCGTCAATTCCTGCAAACCGATGAGCAGTTAGAGATGATGATGACACATTTACACGAAGCCATTCGTCAATCGGTAGATGAATGTATTCATGAACCAGATTTGCTCTCGCGTCCGTGGGCATTTGATATGAAGGATATTCAAATCCCCGTAGATGTCTGGCATGGAAAAGAAGATTCGATGGCTCCGTTTGTCGAAATAGAAAAAATGGCGCCAAGCATTCCAAACGTCAAATCCAATTATATCAATGAAGCGGGACATTTTCTTACGGATGTAGACGATATTTGGCGAGATATTTTACTCTCTTTAAAAATACGTGCAAAAGAACATTATCAGGAGCACGCATAA
- a CDS encoding MarR family winged helix-turn-helix transcriptional regulator — protein sequence MSLDEEIIHYGKKIIEYSNALGSIYVEEYQRFLKHEYADLSAKQELTLELLRTKTRTINELADYFSISASAASQLVSKLEQLGYVKREINPHNRREIIVDFAQKGHEFHKNTEEIQLHLIQKYYAKLPKEDLKTLLSLYEKIYQIAKEAP from the coding sequence ATGTCATTGGATGAGGAAATCATTCATTACGGTAAAAAGATCATTGAATACTCGAATGCACTAGGCTCAATTTATGTAGAAGAGTATCAACGATTTTTAAAACATGAGTATGCAGATTTATCAGCCAAACAAGAGTTGACACTTGAATTATTACGCACAAAAACGAGAACCATCAACGAACTAGCTGATTACTTTTCCATTTCGGCAAGTGCCGCTAGCCAGCTTGTATCAAAGCTTGAACAACTTGGCTATGTCAAACGAGAAATTAATCCACATAATCGGCGGGAAATCATTGTTGATTTTGCTCAAAAGGGTCATGAATTTCACAAGAATACAGAAGAAATTCAATTGCACCTCATTCAAAAATACTATGCGAAGCTTCCAAAAGAAGATTTAAAAACATTATTGTCTCTATACGAAAAAATCTATCAGATTGCGAAAGAAGCGCCTTGA
- a CDS encoding SDR family NAD(P)-dependent oxidoreductase — MSYTVITGASSGIGYEAALAFAARGKNLILAARRLDKLQELKKEIIDQYPNIKVDVQSVDLTDMEQVSSFYESLAEYELDTFINNAGFGHFGSIGEQDIRKIGDMLHLNIEALTILSTLFVRDYEQVEGAQLINISSRAGYTVVGNAVTYSATKFYVSAFTEGLALELKERGAKLQAKILAPSATESEFAKRSLDVDQFEYEGNIKKYHTSKEMAACLLELYDSEKTVGIVDGKTFDFELKDPIFSHAGTSMK; from the coding sequence ATGAGCTATACAGTCATCACAGGAGCGAGTTCAGGTATTGGATATGAGGCGGCACTAGCCTTTGCGGCAAGAGGCAAAAACCTTATTTTAGCAGCGCGCCGGCTTGATAAACTCCAAGAACTGAAGAAAGAAATAATTGATCAATATCCCAATATCAAAGTAGACGTACAATCTGTCGATTTAACAGATATGGAGCAAGTGTCTTCATTTTATGAGTCTTTGGCTGAATATGAGCTGGATACGTTTATTAATAATGCTGGGTTCGGTCATTTTGGTTCAATAGGTGAACAGGATATAAGAAAAATTGGAGATATGCTTCATTTGAATATCGAAGCTTTAACGATCTTATCCACGTTATTTGTTCGTGATTATGAGCAAGTGGAGGGCGCTCAGCTGATCAACATCTCCTCGAGAGCGGGCTATACAGTCGTCGGCAATGCCGTCACTTATTCAGCGACGAAGTTTTACGTGAGCGCCTTTACAGAAGGACTGGCACTAGAATTGAAAGAAAGAGGAGCTAAGTTACAGGCAAAAATATTAGCACCTTCCGCGACAGAATCAGAATTTGCAAAGCGTTCATTAGACGTTGATCAATTCGAATATGAAGGAAATATCAAGAAATATCATACATCAAAAGAAATGGCAGCCTGTCTGCTTGAGCTTTATGATAGTGAAAAAACAGTCGGTATCGTTGATGGGAAGACATTTGATTTTGAATTGAAAGATCCGATTTTTTCACATGCTGGTACAAGTATGAAATAA
- a CDS encoding TetR/AcrR family transcriptional regulator: protein MTNARSGTEKSEKTKQKIVTASRDLFAKKGYSETSVRDILEAAKVSKGNLYHHFKGKEFLFLHIMEEDHRLMMETWHQEKQTMHRAIDQLGGFAELLSQMGINYPLMRASEEFCASAFTSDEVMERLNKIDADFDDVMRDIIIEGNEDGSWSIQHVESTVKILLSVFYGLDVLYKNDPIQEKKELQKQAISLIIHGINHHE, encoded by the coding sequence ATGACAAATGCACGAAGCGGGACTGAAAAAAGTGAGAAGACGAAGCAAAAAATTGTTACCGCTTCACGTGATTTATTTGCAAAAAAAGGGTATTCGGAAACATCTGTACGAGATATTTTAGAGGCTGCTAAGGTGAGTAAAGGGAATCTTTATCATCATTTTAAAGGAAAAGAGTTTTTGTTCCTTCATATCATGGAAGAGGATCACCGCTTGATGATGGAGACGTGGCATCAGGAGAAACAAACGATGCACCGGGCCATTGATCAGCTCGGAGGATTTGCAGAGCTGCTCAGTCAAATGGGCATTAACTACCCATTAATGAGAGCAAGCGAGGAATTCTGTGCAAGTGCCTTTACATCAGACGAGGTCATGGAACGGCTGAACAAGATTGATGCCGACTTTGATGATGTGATGAGAGATATTATAATTGAAGGAAACGAAGATGGTAGCTGGTCGATTCAGCATGTTGAGTCAACAGTGAAAATATTATTATCCGTTTTTTACGGATTAGATGTGTTGTATAAAAATGATCCAATCCAAGAGAAAAAGGAATTACAAAAACAAGCGATCTCATTGATTATTCACGGAATCAACCATCATGAGTAA
- a CDS encoding alpha/beta hydrolase, translating into MNLEEQIKIAASLRQPSEGSLPSQSELKPVHPPEVNKMEYDIPTSAGETKVWVFKPVNTSEQTLPVFVNLHGGGFILGSAEMDNHWCPVIADRAQCVVVNVEYQLAPEHPFPAALHECYDVLNWLYEHPDELQIDPNRLAIGGHSAGGNLATAACLLNIQKGNPLPIVYQVLDYPPLDLATDPAQKPAFEEAIPVEMARLFNAFYLQGQDPHNPLVSPIFAERSSLAKMPPALVITAERDSLAQEAEQYADKLKEAGIDVTYRQFKGVPHAFTHAGDLEIAEEAWHLMSDQLKKAFEQRS; encoded by the coding sequence ATGAACTTAGAAGAACAAATCAAAATCGCTGCGTCATTACGTCAACCATCTGAAGGTTCATTACCGAGTCAATCGGAACTAAAACCAGTCCATCCTCCTGAAGTGAACAAAATGGAATATGATATTCCAACAAGTGCTGGTGAAACAAAGGTATGGGTATTTAAGCCGGTCAATACATCAGAGCAGACGCTTCCTGTTTTTGTGAATTTACATGGCGGAGGATTTATTCTAGGCAGTGCTGAAATGGATAACCACTGGTGTCCAGTCATTGCAGACAGGGCGCAATGTGTCGTCGTCAATGTAGAGTATCAGCTGGCACCCGAGCATCCTTTCCCAGCGGCTCTTCATGAATGCTACGATGTGCTGAATTGGCTCTATGAACATCCTGATGAGCTTCAAATAGATCCTAACCGATTAGCCATTGGCGGGCATAGTGCAGGAGGAAACCTAGCAACGGCTGCTTGTCTATTAAATATCCAAAAAGGAAACCCACTCCCGATTGTCTATCAAGTGCTTGATTATCCGCCGCTTGATTTAGCCACTGATCCAGCACAAAAGCCAGCGTTCGAAGAAGCGATCCCAGTTGAAATGGCGAGACTCTTTAATGCCTTCTATCTGCAAGGCCAAGATCCGCACAATCCGCTCGTTTCTCCGATTTTTGCAGAACGTTCATCCTTGGCGAAAATGCCGCCAGCTCTCGTCATCACAGCTGAGAGAGATTCGCTTGCTCAAGAAGCAGAGCAATATGCGGACAAGTTAAAAGAAGCAGGGATAGACGTCACATACAGACAGTTTAAAGGAGTTCCTCACGCCTTCACACATGCCGGAGATTTAGAAATAGCTGAAGAGGCTTGGCATCTGATGAGCGATCAATTGAAGAAGGCGTTTGAACAGAGATCTTAA
- a CDS encoding MerR family transcriptional regulator — translation MKIAQAAKQLDLSTATLRYYENIGLIRPIRRDENGVRDYADEDIQWIEFIKCMRNAGLSIDALREYTALFIEGEDHTLSSRKSILVNERERLVEKQKEIEETIKRLDYKIESYEDIIHSYEQKLVHQLKTSSI, via the coding sequence ATGAAAATAGCACAAGCCGCCAAGCAGCTCGATTTATCCACTGCTACGCTCAGATACTACGAGAATATTGGGTTAATTCGACCGATTCGGCGTGATGAAAACGGAGTTCGTGATTATGCTGACGAGGATATTCAGTGGATTGAATTTATCAAATGTATGAGAAACGCCGGTCTCTCAATTGATGCACTTCGAGAATATACGGCCCTGTTTATCGAGGGCGAGGATCATACGCTGTCCTCTCGGAAAAGTATTTTGGTTAATGAGAGAGAAAGACTTGTGGAAAAACAAAAAGAAATTGAAGAGACGATTAAGCGGTTAGATTATAAGATAGAAAGTTATGAAGATATTATCCACAGCTATGAACAAAAGCTGGTTCATCAACTAAAAACCAGCTCTATTTAA
- a CDS encoding TetR/AcrR family transcriptional regulator has product MEKDIGKEIEEVAFSLFQEFGVENVSMHKIAKTAGVGQGTLYRRYANKSDLCLSILGERFEQLIPALHLYLSKISDQPVRERLRYVLEEIHLIVGHHLDWIRMLTISGNLEQTSKVYDCHYSQSLKQIIRDLLEEAEEKGEANIQDIELTTLCMCSPMTPELMFYIHESGYSIEKIAQFAAEKQILSVF; this is encoded by the coding sequence ATGGAAAAGGATATTGGGAAGGAAATTGAAGAGGTCGCTTTTTCTTTGTTTCAGGAATTTGGCGTGGAAAATGTCAGCATGCATAAAATTGCGAAAACAGCTGGTGTTGGGCAGGGTACTCTTTACCGCCGTTATGCCAATAAAAGTGATTTGTGCCTTTCTATCCTTGGAGAAAGATTTGAACAACTGATCCCTGCTTTGCATCTTTACTTGAGTAAAATCAGTGATCAGCCGGTACGTGAGCGTTTACGCTATGTTCTTGAAGAAATTCATCTCATCGTCGGTCATCATTTAGATTGGATTCGGATGCTCACAATCTCTGGGAATTTAGAGCAGACGAGTAAAGTATATGATTGTCATTACAGTCAATCGCTTAAACAAATCATTCGTGATTTGCTGGAGGAAGCAGAAGAAAAAGGGGAAGCAAACATACAGGATATTGAATTGACGACGTTATGTATGTGCTCTCCGATGACACCTGAACTGATGTTTTATATCCATGAATCTGGTTATTCAATTGAAAAAATCGCTCAATTTGCTGCAGAAAAACAAATTTTATCTGTGTTTTAA
- a CDS encoding type II asparaginase yields the protein MNVTKWVGAVFLSVLLLTTAACANTSTQEKNQSEKESTSNESKDKTTAVETGNKSLSNIKVLATGGTIAGSSDSDTDTTGYKSGSLGIDKVIASVPQLKDIANVTGEQVANVGSENVDDALLLKLAKRVNKLLNDDQVDGVVITHGTDTLEETAYFLHLVVKSDKPVVVVGSMRPASAISADGPLNLYHAVKIASTKEAKGKGVMVTLNDRIASARFITKTNTTTTDSFKSLEHGYIGEVAGEVVSFYNEPTRKHTSDSEFDVSNIKELPQVDILYGYQNDQKYMYDAAVKAGAKGIVVAAAGNGTMSTEAIKGATDAVKKDVVLVRSSRAGNGIVTHEKMDDEHHFVTSDSLNPQKARILLMLALTKTKDPSKVQTFYEKY from the coding sequence ATGAACGTAACAAAATGGGTAGGTGCTGTCTTTCTTTCTGTTTTATTACTCACGACAGCAGCTTGTGCCAATACAAGTACACAAGAAAAAAATCAAAGCGAAAAAGAAAGCACATCTAATGAATCAAAGGATAAAACAACAGCGGTTGAAACGGGGAATAAGTCCTTGTCTAATATTAAGGTATTAGCGACAGGCGGGACGATTGCTGGCAGTTCAGACAGTGATACAGATACGACAGGGTATAAATCTGGTTCACTTGGCATCGATAAAGTTATTGCTTCAGTCCCTCAGCTGAAGGATATTGCAAACGTAACAGGTGAACAAGTAGCGAACGTAGGCAGTGAAAATGTGGATGATGCCTTGCTTTTAAAATTAGCCAAACGAGTTAATAAACTCTTAAACGATGATCAAGTCGATGGGGTTGTCATCACGCATGGAACAGATACACTTGAAGAAACCGCTTATTTTTTACATTTGGTTGTCAAAAGTGATAAACCAGTCGTAGTCGTTGGCTCAATGCGTCCAGCATCGGCTATCAGTGCGGATGGCCCGTTAAACTTGTATCATGCTGTGAAAATTGCATCCACAAAAGAAGCCAAAGGCAAAGGTGTCATGGTCACATTAAATGATCGCATTGCATCAGCTCGATTTATTACAAAGACAAACACGACAACAACTGATTCCTTCAAGTCTCTTGAGCATGGGTACATTGGAGAAGTTGCTGGTGAAGTGGTTTCCTTTTATAACGAACCAACTAGAAAACATACGTCAGACAGTGAATTTGATGTATCAAACATAAAAGAATTACCACAAGTGGATATTTTATATGGCTATCAAAATGATCAAAAATATATGTATGATGCAGCAGTAAAAGCAGGAGCGAAAGGGATTGTCGTTGCCGCAGCAGGAAATGGAACGATGTCAACAGAAGCGATCAAAGGGGCAACTGATGCCGTGAAGAAAGACGTAGTTCTTGTAAGATCAAGCCGTGCGGGGAATGGGATTGTGACCCACGAAAAAATGGATGATGAACATCACTTTGTCACATCGGATTCATTGAATCCACAAAAAGCACGTATTCTACTTATGCTCGCTCTAACGAAGACAAAAGATCCAAGTAAAGTGCAGACATTTTATGAAAAGTATTAA